In a genomic window of Tissierella sp. Yu-01:
- a CDS encoding Holliday junction resolvase RecU, giving the protein MKNYNMANKGMGFEEEVKRSNVIYKNRGIALIQKISTPWQVIRQGKKIVSAFPEGKSTLDFRGTVKPRIPVSFDCKETIDERGLPLKNIEPHQIDYIRTALEVGEVSFILCNITTTDKRYLIPGEKVLIYWDRWQKNKGKRGYNFIPVAEMIELKTRNGVVIDYLKPILEEV; this is encoded by the coding sequence ATGAAAAATTACAATATGGCCAACAAGGGCATGGGTTTTGAAGAGGAAGTAAAAAGATCTAATGTCATATATAAAAACAGAGGAATAGCTTTGATACAGAAAATAAGCACTCCTTGGCAAGTGATTAGACAAGGTAAGAAGATAGTATCGGCATTTCCAGAAGGCAAGTCAACTCTTGATTTTAGAGGGACGGTGAAACCTCGTATACCAGTTAGTTTTGATTGTAAAGAGACAATAGATGAACGAGGGTTGCCTCTTAAAAACATAGAACCACATCAAATAGATTATATAAGGACCGCCTTAGAGGTTGGAGAAGTCTCATTTATACTTTGTAATATTACAACTACTGATAAAAGATACTTAATACCTGGTGAGAAGGTTCTGATCTATTGGGATAGGTGGCAAAAAAACAAAGGAAAGCGTGGATATAATTTTATACCTGTAGCTGAAATGATAGAACTTAAAACTCGAAATGGAGTAGTAATTGATTATTTAAAACCGATACTGGAGGAGGTTTAG
- a CDS encoding Lin1244/Lin1753 domain-containing protein — protein sequence MARPQKVGLDYFPLDVDIDQDDKVAIIEAQHGILGFSIVIKLLMKVYSEGYYYDWTEKEQILFSKRVNVDINEVNVIINDCIKWGLFDERLFKEQNILTSKGIQVRYFEAVKRRQKVEIAKEFLLLDDETVKNYTNLIIVSINEDIVELEKINVDINQDNGEVSVNINPQSKVKESKVNKSILNKTTTEDKGVCSGSSSKDNGPDELDNDLSKVTVAFQSNGFGTINATVKETIIELLDLYSTEWIMEAMKIAVEANKRSLRYVKGILENWTRSGGMQTKIEKTIKNVSSIPVKKNRFHNFDQRSDDYSADQLEDIAARKRREHAEKLRKQRESGINPDSY from the coding sequence ATGGCAAGACCACAAAAGGTAGGATTAGATTATTTTCCTTTAGATGTAGATATAGATCAGGATGATAAGGTCGCAATAATAGAAGCACAACATGGGATTCTAGGATTTAGTATAGTAATAAAACTATTAATGAAAGTATATAGTGAAGGTTACTATTATGATTGGACCGAAAAGGAACAAATACTATTCTCTAAGAGAGTTAATGTTGACATTAATGAAGTTAATGTAATCATTAATGATTGCATTAAATGGGGATTGTTTGATGAAAGATTATTTAAAGAACAGAATATCCTTACTTCAAAAGGTATTCAAGTTAGATATTTTGAAGCGGTAAAGAGACGACAGAAGGTAGAAATTGCAAAAGAATTTTTACTATTAGATGATGAAACTGTTAAAAACTATACTAATTTAATTATTGTAAGCATTAATGAAGACATTGTTGAATTAGAAAAAATTAATGTTGACATTAACCAAGATAATGGAGAGGTTAGTGTTAACATTAATCCCCAAAGTAAAGTAAAGGAAAGTAAAGTAAATAAAAGTATATTAAATAAAACTACTACAGAAGATAAAGGAGTTTGTAGTGGTAGTTCATCAAAAGATAATGGACCTGATGAACTAGATAATGATTTGTCAAAAGTAACAGTGGCATTCCAATCTAATGGATTTGGCACTATTAATGCTACCGTTAAAGAAACCATAATTGAATTATTAGACTTATATTCTACTGAATGGATAATGGAGGCTATGAAAATAGCGGTAGAGGCTAATAAGAGATCTCTCAGATATGTTAAAGGTATCCTTGAGAATTGGACAAGGTCTGGTGGTATGCAAACTAAAATTGAAAAAACAATTAAAAATGTTAGTTCAATCCCTGTTAAAAAGAATAGGTTTCATAATTTTGATCAGAGATCAGACGATTATTCTGCTGATCAGCTAGAAGACATAGCGGCTAGGAAGAGAAGAGAACACGCTGAGAAGCTTAGAAAACAAAGAGAATCGGGGATAAACCCCGACTCATATTAG
- a CDS encoding host-nuclease inhibitor Gam family protein yields the protein MENLMLDIIDEFLDIQEDENEVWKVEDDLSADWCLDKIRESQAEYRRFEMVANTKIQQIQEALIKEKKKADDEISFFESKLREYFENVEQNSKETKTQRSYKLPSGALKLKKAKIDFDYDKTKLVEVADTIENMKDYIKIKKDFNWAEFKKNLKINGNSIVNKETGEIVEIEGLRLIEKPEEFTVEV from the coding sequence TTGGAAAACTTAATGTTAGATATTATTGATGAATTTTTAGATATACAGGAAGATGAAAATGAAGTTTGGAAAGTAGAAGATGATCTGTCAGCTGATTGGTGCTTAGACAAAATAAGAGAATCACAAGCTGAATATAGACGATTTGAAATGGTAGCAAATACTAAAATACAACAAATACAAGAAGCGTTAATTAAAGAAAAGAAAAAAGCAGATGATGAAATAAGTTTCTTCGAATCCAAATTAAGAGAATACTTCGAGAATGTAGAACAGAATTCAAAAGAAACTAAGACCCAAAGATCATACAAGCTTCCATCTGGAGCGTTAAAACTTAAGAAGGCGAAAATTGACTTTGATTACGATAAAACAAAATTAGTGGAAGTTGCAGATACGATTGAGAATATGAAGGACTATATAAAAATCAAGAAAGACTTTAATTGGGCAGAGTTTAAGAAGAATCTAAAAATTAATGGTAATAGCATAGTTAATAAAGAAACAGGAGAAATCGTAGAAATTGAAGGATTAAGACTTATTGAAAAGCCAGAAGAATTTACTGTGGAGGTGTAG
- a CDS encoding DUF6011 domain-containing protein has translation MNCLRCGRPLKNLDSIKRGYGPGCAKKMKLEDIKDNVEHAKEIEELDGQINILDEIKQRKCS, from the coding sequence ATGAATTGTTTGAGATGTGGAAGGCCATTAAAAAATTTAGATAGTATTAAGCGTGGATATGGTCCAGGCTGTGCTAAGAAAATGAAACTCGAAGATATAAAAGATAATGTAGAACACGCTAAGGAAATTGAAGAACTAGACGGACAAATTAACATATTAGATGAGATTAAGCAAAGGAAGTGTTCGTAA
- a CDS encoding helix-turn-helix transcriptional regulator, giving the protein MNSSYLIDYQTPRENKGFTREDVTMLLADRGIGISMESLGCYERGVRDPSPSIVVELADIYQEPFLTQRYCKHNCAIGQAYSYEILDSVDMNLSNIALKLLEEHRESHNVLADTLVLITNKTGKKDFTENEINKLKTNIHELLDTEHTIEIFKIALNKFIDMKEIIADHNQKCRDRKYVRGL; this is encoded by the coding sequence ATGAACTCAAGCTATCTAATTGATTATCAAACACCACGTGAGAATAAAGGATTTACTAGAGAAGATGTAACCATGCTACTAGCGGATAGAGGCATAGGAATAAGTATGGAAAGTCTGGGCTGTTATGAGAGAGGAGTAAGGGATCCTTCACCCAGTATAGTTGTAGAATTAGCAGATATTTACCAGGAACCTTTTTTAACACAAAGATACTGTAAACACAATTGTGCAATTGGACAAGCCTACAGCTATGAAATACTAGATAGTGTTGATATGAATCTAAGTAATATAGCTTTAAAACTACTTGAAGAGCATAGGGAGTCTCACAATGTGTTAGCAGATACATTAGTGTTAATAACCAATAAAACAGGTAAAAAGGATTTTACAGAAAATGAAATAAATAAGCTTAAAACTAATATTCATGAGTTACTTGATACAGAACACACTATAGAAATCTTCAAAATAGCTCTAAATAAGTTTATAGATATGAAAGAAATAATAGCAGACCATAATCAAAAATGCAGAGATAGAAAATATGTAAGAGGTTTATAA
- a CDS encoding helix-turn-helix domain-containing protein, giving the protein MSNIIRELRTKERMSQEELAKRASTTRQTISRIEKGEKPSFDVAMNISKVFKIPVNEIFLS; this is encoded by the coding sequence TTGAGTAATATTATAAGAGAATTAAGGACTAAAGAAAGAATGAGCCAAGAAGAGCTTGCAAAGAGGGCTAGTACCACAAGACAAACTATCAGTCGTATAGAAAAAGGCGAAAAGCCAAGCTTTGATGTTGCTATGAATATATCAAAAGTATTTAAAATACCTGTAAATGAAATTTTTTTATCCTAA
- a CDS encoding helix-turn-helix transcriptional regulator — translation MDLIKLGKILKSKRDDLGLSLRDAGKLIGISHNYLSILEKAKDPRSEAPITPTIDTLKLVSDAYKLDINLLLPLAGYTDIKIKPTDDKYTPTLPDEFNTPEEAIKFLLEQNVIMGFGGFDLDKLSDEEKIEFANELLGQLKLLSYKYKK, via the coding sequence ATGGATTTAATTAAATTGGGAAAAATTTTAAAAAGCAAACGAGATGATTTAGGTTTATCACTTCGTGATGCTGGTAAATTAATTGGTATAAGCCATAATTATCTTTCTATATTAGAAAAAGCTAAAGATCCAAGAAGCGAAGCTCCTATCACTCCGACTATTGATACATTAAAATTAGTCAGTGATGCTTATAAGCTGGACATTAATTTATTACTTCCTCTAGCAGGTTATACAGACATAAAAATAAAACCAACTGATGATAAGTATACCCCTACCCTTCCTGATGAATTTAACACTCCTGAGGAGGCTATTAAATTCCTTCTAGAACAAAATGTAATAATGGGCTTCGGTGGATTTGACTTAGACAAGTTATCTGATGAGGAGAAAATAGAATTTGCTAATGAGTTGTTGGGACAGTTGAAGTTGCTTAGTTATAAGTATAAGAAGTAG
- a CDS encoding type II toxin-antitoxin system PemK/MazF family toxin produces the protein MEFNKFLEDLSISNYKKSALITYWLNDYKNYLANEESFTPRKLVKYKRGSIIKVNLGFNLGNEQGGLHYCIVLNKNDTINTPLLNIIPLSSIKDPSKKIHYTNVNLGDEVYKSLKSKLEEKNELTKYYLTKTRLMNDIVEELLNILTSTSINTELEDKDLEKKLLLCNKPIWDMLVSDFNNILNDTSWNDDYIYSIIKTISDIQIDLNSDLSVIFKGVRAYNNITTSIIDIVEKHLAINQKISDEISKMKRGSIAHVDQITTISKMRIYNPKSTEDALYNIKLSNESLTLIDDKIKELFTY, from the coding sequence ATGGAATTTAATAAATTTCTAGAAGATTTATCTATATCCAATTATAAAAAGTCTGCACTTATCACATATTGGTTAAATGATTATAAGAATTACTTAGCTAATGAAGAATCTTTTACACCTAGAAAATTAGTTAAATATAAACGTGGATCTATAATAAAAGTAAACTTAGGTTTTAATTTGGGTAATGAACAAGGTGGATTACACTACTGCATTGTCTTAAATAAAAATGATACGATTAATACTCCCTTACTAAATATTATTCCTCTATCATCTATAAAAGATCCTAGTAAAAAAATTCATTATACCAATGTTAATTTAGGCGATGAAGTGTATAAGTCTTTAAAGTCAAAACTAGAAGAAAAAAATGAACTAACCAAATACTACCTAACAAAAACAAGACTTATGAATGACATAGTAGAAGAATTATTAAATATATTAACATCTACATCTATAAATACAGAACTTGAAGATAAAGATTTAGAAAAAAAACTTCTGCTTTGTAATAAGCCGATTTGGGACATGCTTGTATCAGATTTTAATAATATACTAAACGATACCTCCTGGAATGATGACTACATATATTCAATAATAAAGACAATATCAGATATACAAATTGACTTAAATAGTGACTTATCGGTTATTTTCAAAGGAGTTAGGGCATATAACAATATAACAACATCCATAATAGATATTGTAGAAAAGCACTTAGCAATCAATCAAAAAATTTCCGATGAAATTTCAAAAATGAAAAGGGGAAGTATTGCTCATGTAGACCAAATAACTACAATTAGCAAAATGAGAATTTATAACCCAAAATCAACTGAAGATGCTCTTTATAATATAAAACTGTCAAATGAATCATTAACACTAATAGATGACAAAATAAAAGAATTGTTTACCTATTGA
- a CDS encoding ImmA/IrrE family metallo-endopeptidase — MSLSWIDEYINGVIEYCSSRDIFEIYDSLSINIRKVDKDDLLLRGNDAVYVRNFLGIEAVFIRDDLPLQYEKFVLAHELGHAILHVEIATAAYSNKLINRGKLERQADYFAIKLLDIKLDDVYHYELTARQIAGGLCVSEVSLEYIK; from the coding sequence ATGAGTTTATCCTGGATTGATGAATACATTAATGGAGTCATAGAATACTGCAGCTCTAGGGATATATTTGAAATATATGATTCATTAAGTATAAATATAAGAAAAGTTGATAAAGATGATTTGTTATTAAGAGGAAATGATGCAGTATATGTTAGAAATTTTTTAGGTATTGAAGCGGTCTTTATTCGTGATGATTTACCTCTACAGTATGAAAAGTTTGTACTGGCTCATGAACTTGGACATGCTATTTTACATGTAGAAATTGCAACTGCAGCTTATAGTAATAAATTAATTAATAGAGGCAAATTGGAACGTCAGGCTGATTATTTCGCTATAAAGCTGCTTGATATTAAGTTAGATGATGTTTATCATTATGAGTTGACTGCTAGGCAGATTGCAGGGGGATTATGTGTTAGTGAAGTAAGTTTAGAGTATATAAAATAA
- a CDS encoding ATP-binding protein translates to MAKMRISGNIVDELSEKIPTYLVAINELIKNAFDAKANNIKIKFDSKKKTLSISDDGKGMTANDIETLLHISKSNKEYAKFVDGRYIQGSKGLGFLSVFKFGESVAWKTSNNNSNKGYEFKINYKDIIESESIEDIDIPILEIEDISRGTLIDICMTKESVLLFKEELENPQTIPRLLHSFNLENFNDSFSIILEIDGVKYHSNESINSHSILPERQLFNVKYNSNNSKVVFYHNNVKAMEYDFTFSYDDFSMDLDLMIFSLKAYDKKKINSLFYDNRNELTPLVYINTNLFNNYTLFDTNIMQKIKYSSIMNQIIGNINIFSSNQDLTFNSDRTQFVQNKLTTNISKFIENINIFIQEKASDHKKYLIDFNILTNNKIVTDYNYIKKMESEKFRDYIKPDFSFKEQVNILCKDNIVAFSLFNKNTELEVEIKKSEPSNNTSESENDDSNVVDDSAKKTNEVVEPKEAVIILKNEHVKIKINSGQVNLRSFIKIATDSNGNNINIGLINAKCKFINCTNGILPSQTKPFREYITYSYDDPITGKVSKSLIIDFIDSFNPNFEFTESVDAIIPNPIKNGYTLDEDTSFKELVQQINSLKPNDYSCLIACSIRSIFELGASDLYSTAKYKEIIFDRNLPETIYRIINYAQSNKQLLQYIDNNTKLGYTSLKDNVLLPEQYKEAIFIAHKGAHKSTKFLSLSELKSLGSKVSYFIILINEMLKFK, encoded by the coding sequence ATGGCTAAAATGAGAATAAGCGGAAATATAGTTGATGAGTTATCTGAAAAAATACCTACCTATTTAGTTGCAATTAATGAATTAATTAAAAATGCTTTTGATGCTAAGGCAAACAATATTAAAATAAAATTTGACTCTAAAAAAAAGACATTATCTATATCAGATGATGGTAAAGGTATGACTGCAAACGATATAGAAACACTACTACACATTTCAAAAAGCAACAAAGAATATGCAAAATTTGTTGATGGAAGATACATACAAGGGTCTAAAGGTTTGGGATTCCTATCAGTTTTCAAGTTTGGTGAATCTGTTGCTTGGAAAACTAGTAATAATAATTCCAATAAAGGGTATGAGTTTAAAATTAATTATAAAGATATCATTGAGTCAGAGAGTATTGAGGACATTGATATACCAATTTTAGAAATAGAAGATATATCACGGGGTACACTTATAGATATATGCATGACAAAAGAAAGTGTGCTTCTCTTTAAAGAGGAGTTAGAGAATCCGCAAACAATTCCAAGATTACTGCATAGTTTTAACTTAGAAAATTTTAATGATAGTTTCAGTATTATATTGGAAATAGACGGTGTAAAGTATCATTCTAATGAATCAATAAACTCTCATTCAATATTACCTGAAAGGCAACTTTTCAATGTTAAATATAATTCTAATAATTCCAAAGTAGTATTTTATCATAATAATGTTAAGGCTATGGAATATGATTTTACTTTCTCGTATGATGATTTTAGTATGGATCTAGATTTAATGATATTTTCCTTAAAAGCATATGATAAGAAGAAAATAAATAGTCTTTTCTATGATAATAGAAATGAACTAACACCTTTAGTTTATATAAATACCAATTTATTTAATAACTATACTTTATTCGATACTAATATAATGCAAAAAATTAAATATTCATCCATTATGAATCAAATAATTGGAAACATAAATATCTTTTCAAGCAATCAGGATTTAACTTTTAACTCAGATAGAACACAATTCGTGCAAAATAAGCTCACAACTAATATTTCTAAGTTTATTGAGAATATTAACATCTTTATACAAGAAAAAGCATCAGATCATAAGAAATATTTAATTGACTTCAATATTCTAACTAACAATAAAATAGTTACTGATTACAATTATATAAAGAAAATGGAATCAGAAAAATTTAGAGATTATATTAAACCTGACTTCTCTTTTAAAGAACAAGTAAATATTTTATGTAAAGATAATATAGTTGCCTTTTCACTATTTAATAAAAACACAGAATTAGAAGTAGAAATAAAAAAATCAGAGCCTAGCAATAATACGTCAGAATCAGAGAATGATGATAGTAACGTTGTGGATGATAGTGCTAAAAAAACAAATGAAGTCGTTGAGCCTAAAGAAGCTGTGATTATATTGAAAAACGAACATGTCAAGATAAAAATTAATAGTGGACAAGTTAATCTAAGATCATTTATAAAGATTGCTACTGATAGTAACGGAAACAATATCAATATAGGTTTAATAAATGCAAAATGCAAGTTTATTAATTGCACTAATGGTATTCTTCCTTCTCAAACCAAGCCTTTTAGGGAGTATATTACTTATTCGTATGATGATCCAATTACAGGAAAGGTAAGTAAGTCTTTAATTATAGATTTTATAGATAGTTTTAACCCTAATTTTGAGTTTACTGAATCAGTAGATGCTATTATTCCTAATCCGATAAAAAATGGTTACACTTTGGATGAGGATACAAGTTTTAAAGAATTAGTACAACAAATTAATAGCCTTAAACCCAATGATTACTCTTGTCTAATTGCATGTTCAATTAGAAGTATATTTGAGCTCGGTGCATCTGATCTTTATAGTACAGCAAAATATAAGGAGATTATATTTGATAGAAATTTACCTGAAACTATATATAGAATCATAAATTATGCTCAGTCTAATAAGCAATTATTACAATATATTGACAATAATACAAAGTTAGGTTATACGAGTTTAAAAGATAATGTTCTTCTTCCAGAACAATATAAAGAAGCTATTTTTATTGCACATAAAGGTGCTCATAAATCCACAAAATTTTTAAGTTTATCAGAACTAAAGTCATTGGGTTCCAAGGTGTCATACTTTATAATTTTAATTAATGAAATGTTAAAATTTAAATAA
- a CDS encoding recombinase family protein — protein MAKNILSDDYIMYLRKSRKDIEAELSGEGETLKRHEKILTELSQKMNIHIPEENIFREIVSGETIASRPEMQKVLSLVESGTKKGVFVMEVERLARGDTIDQGIVAQTFKYSNTKIITPMKIYDPNNEYDEEYFEFGLFMSRREYKTTNRRLQRGRKQSISEGKYVHSVAPYGYKRVKLQREKGYTLEIIPQESKIVKLIYEWYTKGQLQENEDYERIGISIIANNLNKMKIPTRKGGDWTTSTIRGILSNPIYIGMIKDGFRPQVKKVIDGEIVIERPRAKEEDITLVKGLHPAIIDEETYNLAQEYLAENPALPIPTRHKIMNPLAGIVVCKICNRKMKRRPYKSNYPDTLMCDGPTCTNVSAKLHLVEERLINSLEAWLKKHKLRYKKQENRVDDDLEFEILNQAIKDLDSELETLNSQLNNMYDLLEQGVYSTEVFMKRSKLVSSKIDSLNKDRNNLIKKINSKKEKELNEETLIPKIENIIKIYWTLDQPEDKNKLLKEVLEKAVYYKNVNGRWHNKPDEFELEIYLRLPR, from the coding sequence ATGGCTAAGAACATACTATCAGACGACTATATAATGTACTTAAGAAAATCTAGAAAAGATATTGAAGCAGAATTAAGTGGTGAAGGTGAAACTCTTAAAAGACATGAGAAAATTCTTACTGAATTATCTCAGAAAATGAATATACATATTCCAGAAGAAAATATCTTTAGAGAAATTGTTTCTGGTGAGACTATTGCTTCAAGGCCTGAAATGCAAAAGGTACTTTCATTAGTTGAAAGTGGAACTAAAAAAGGTGTATTTGTAATGGAAGTGGAACGTTTAGCTCGTGGTGACACTATAGACCAGGGAATCGTTGCCCAAACATTTAAATATTCCAATACTAAAATAATTACTCCTATGAAAATATATGATCCTAATAATGAGTATGACGAAGAATACTTTGAGTTTGGGTTGTTCATGTCTAGGAGAGAATATAAGACCACTAACAGACGTTTACAGCGTGGAAGAAAACAATCTATATCAGAGGGTAAGTACGTCCACTCTGTCGCTCCTTACGGCTATAAAAGAGTTAAATTACAACGTGAAAAAGGATATACTTTGGAAATAATACCTCAAGAATCTAAAATTGTTAAATTAATATATGAATGGTATACAAAAGGCCAGTTGCAAGAAAATGAGGATTATGAAAGGATTGGAATATCCATTATAGCTAATAATTTAAATAAAATGAAAATACCTACTAGAAAAGGTGGAGACTGGACTACTTCTACCATTAGAGGTATTTTAAGTAATCCAATTTATATTGGTATGATCAAAGATGGTTTTAGACCACAAGTTAAAAAAGTTATTGATGGTGAAATAGTCATAGAAAGACCTAGAGCTAAAGAAGAGGATATTACTTTGGTAAAAGGACTACATCCGGCCATTATAGATGAAGAGACGTATAATTTAGCTCAAGAATATCTTGCAGAAAATCCAGCATTGCCTATACCAACTAGACATAAAATAATGAATCCTCTAGCAGGAATTGTTGTATGTAAGATATGCAATAGAAAAATGAAACGAAGACCATATAAATCAAATTATCCTGATACATTGATGTGTGATGGTCCTACTTGTACTAATGTAAGCGCTAAGCTTCATCTGGTAGAAGAAAGATTGATTAACTCATTAGAAGCCTGGTTAAAAAAACATAAGTTAAGATATAAAAAACAGGAAAATAGAGTTGATGATGATCTGGAATTTGAAATATTAAATCAAGCTATAAAAGACTTAGATTCAGAATTAGAAACACTTAACAGTCAGCTAAATAATATGTATGACTTATTAGAACAAGGTGTATATTCTACCGAAGTTTTTATGAAGAGATCTAAACTAGTTTCTAGTAAAATAGATTCGTTAAATAAGGATAGAAATAATTTAATTAAAAAAATAAATTCAAAAAAAGAAAAGGAATTAAATGAAGAGACATTAATTCCTAAGATAGAAAATATTATTAAGATCTATTGGACATTGGATCAACCTGAAGATAAAAATAAATTACTAAAAGAAGTATTAGAAAAAGCCGTATATTATAAAAATGTAAATGGAAGATGGCACAATAAGCCTGATGAGTTTGAATTAGAGATCTACCTAAGGTTACCAAGGTAG
- a CDS encoding manganese catalase family protein — protein sequence MWIYEKKLQYPIRVDTTNPTLAAMIIEQFGGADGELSAGMRYLSQRWSMPNNRAVATLNDIGTEECVPTGYQ from the coding sequence ATGTGGATATATGAGAAAAAATTACAATACCCAATAAGAGTTGATACAACTAACCCGACATTAGCTGCAATGATAATAGAGCAATTTGGTGGTGCTGATGGTGAACTATCAGCAGGCATGAGATATTTAAGTCAAAGATGGTCTATGCCAAACAATAGAGCAGTAGCTACATTAAATGATATAGGTACAGAAGAATGTGTGCCAACAGGTTATCAATGA
- a CDS encoding spore coat protein CotJB produces MDREQMNMLVELMEVSFVLIETALYLNTHPNDERALRLHNNSSSQYAQLKEMYQARYGPLTNQGMSRYPWSYINDPWPWDMEFNNC; encoded by the coding sequence ATGGATAGAGAACAAATGAATATGCTAGTTGAGTTAATGGAAGTTTCATTTGTTTTAATTGAAACTGCATTATATCTAAATACTCATCCAAATGATGAGAGAGCCTTAAGGCTTCATAATAATTCGTCTAGTCAATATGCACAGTTAAAGGAAATGTATCAGGCTCGATATGGTCCTCTTACAAATCAAGGAATGAGTAGATATCCTTGGTCTTATATAAATGACCCATGGCCATGGGATATGGAATTTAATAATTGTTAG
- a CDS encoding spore coat associated protein CotJA has translation MSEYDDMNRNKELARAYVPFQIMNQVFSQREALRKGTLFPELYMPYVPKDREKCGGRYYG, from the coding sequence ATGAGTGAATATGATGATATGAACAGAAACAAAGAATTAGCAAGAGCCTATGTTCCATTTCAAATAATGAATCAAGTTTTTAGTCAAAGAGAAGCTTTAAGAAAAGGAACTCTATTCCCAGAACTATATATGCCTTACGTTCCTAAAGATAGAGAAAAATGTGGAGGTAGATATTATGGATAG
- a CDS encoding alpha/beta-type small acid-soluble spore protein, giving the protein MASNNNNNSNRIVVPAARQALDQMKLEIANELGLANYDSLDKGNLPSRQNGYVGGYMTKRLVEMAQQSMSGGGGTPTL; this is encoded by the coding sequence ATGGCAAGTAACAATAACAATAATAGTAATAGAATAGTAGTACCAGCAGCTCGTCAAGCATTAGATCAAATGAAATTGGAAATAGCAAATGAATTGGGTTTAGCAAATTATGATTCACTAGATAAAGGAAATCTCCCTTCTAGACAAAATGGCTACGTTGGTGGATATATGACAAAAAGATTAGTTGAAATGGCTCAACAAAGCATGAGTGGTGGAGGAGGAACTCCAACTTTATAG
- a CDS encoding L,D-transpeptidase family protein, which yields MKRHRYIVILLILVTLFILIGHFILSNGNLKKRYLNVYFKSKNTSFIIHVEVDNKLLHLIDRESKQVLKKYPVATGKPSSPTPLGTYEIADMGKWGQGFGSRWMGLNVPWGIYGIHGTNKPGSIGFNASAGCIRMRNNDIEDLYERVGVGTIVVITNGYYGPFGYGYRDLIPGDRGADVLEVQKRLASIGYYEGTLDGIYGETMKKGLIDYLNDNNIPLTDKVSKDIYESLGIILME from the coding sequence GTGAAACGCCATAGATATATTGTTATTTTACTAATATTAGTTACACTTTTCATTCTTATTGGGCATTTTATTCTTAGCAATGGAAATCTTAAAAAAAGATACTTGAATGTGTATTTTAAATCTAAAAATACAAGTTTTATTATACATGTAGAAGTGGATAATAAATTACTTCATTTAATAGATAGAGAAAGTAAACAAGTCTTGAAAAAATATCCTGTTGCAACTGGTAAACCTAGTTCTCCAACACCACTTGGTACATATGAAATTGCCGATATGGGAAAGTGGGGGCAAGGCTTTGGCTCCAGATGGATGGGACTAAATGTCCCCTGGGGTATATATGGAATACATGGAACAAACAAACCTGGTTCAATAGGATTTAATGCATCAGCCGGGTGTATTCGTATGAGAAACAACGATATTGAAGACCTGTATGAAAGAGTGGGTGTAGGGACGATTGTTGTTATCACCAACGGTTATTATGGTCCATTTGGATATGGTTATAGAGATTTAATACCTGGTGACAGAGGTGCAGATGTATTAGAAGTACAAAAGAGATTAGCTTCAATAGGTTATTATGAGGGGACATTAGATGGAATATACGGAGAAACTATGAAAAAAGGTCTTATTGATTACTTAAATGACAATAATATACCTCTAACTGATAAGGTATCTAAAGACATCTATGAAAGTCTTGGTATAATTCTAATGGAATAA